The genomic interval AGTCCGTGATGACGCCGTCAACGAGTTCGACGCGCGCGCCGCACGCGGCCGCTTCAATCAGATTAGCTTTAGGGACATCCTTGGGCATGAAGATGTAGGCCTGCACGCCGGCGCGCGCCGCGTAGGCAGCCAATGCGCCGGCTGCATTTCCGGCGCTCGGCACAGCCAACCTGGTCAAGCCGAGTTCCTTGGCCATCGAGACGGCGACGGCCATGCCTCGCGCTTTGAATGAAGCCGTTGGGTTGTATGATTCGTCCTTGATATACAGACGTGACAGGCCAAGACGGCGCCCCAGCCGCTCAGCGTTGAGCAGCGGCGTGAAGCCTTCGCCAAGCGTGATGATGTTCTCGTCGCGCTCGACTGGCAACACGTCGCGGTATCGCCAAAGCGATGGTGGCCGCGCCAGCAGCGCCTCTTTGGTGAGCCGACGCGCCGCTTGCGCTAAATCGTATTCCACCAGCAGCGGCTTGCCGCATCGGCAAAGCTGATAGACGCGCTGGGGCGGATAGACCGCATGGCATTTGGAGCATCGCAACTGTGTGACGTTCACGGCGTCAACTAAACCGAATGTGTCCCCTCGCTGTCAAGTGCTCGGCGGCGCTGCGTTGAACCAACACCAGAGCCTGCGCAAGCTGCGCTTCGTGTGGAGCCAGGAGAGGGCAATTGCGTGGCGCTGCGTTGAACCAACACTGTCCTGTGTTATAATGGCGCTTGCTGTACTGAGTCACATGCCAGATCAACTCGAATTTTCATTTTGAATATCACCAACACGTTTGAATGGACATCAAGCTCTTAGCGCTGGATATTGACGGAACGCTGCTCAACTCGCAATATCACGTCAGCGACGAGAATCGCCGGGCGATTCATCAGGCGCGGTCTCGTGGTGTTGATGTTGTGTTGGTGACAGGTCGGCGATTTGCTTTTGCGTTGCCGGTGGTACGTGAATTGGGCCTGCAAACGCCACTCATTTGCCACAACGGCGCGCTGACTAAGCAGACGGAGACATGGGCGGTGATAGATTACTATCCGCTGGCTGCCGAGACGGCTCGCCATGTTGTGAGCATCGGCAAAAGCCTTGGCGCGGATATGATCTGTTCGTATGATCCTGAAGGCTATGGGCGGCTCGTCTTCGAGTCGCTTTCGCCGGAAAGCCTTCGGCTCAGAACGTATATGCCCCAGAACCCAATTGGTCTGGAGCAGGTTGATGATCTATGCAGCTATATTCAAGACGATCCGATTCAGGTGATGTCCACTGGCACATGCGAGCGCATTGATCGCTTGGAAGCGGCGTTGCTGGCTGAGTTGAACGGTCGAGCGACACTGTTGAAGACGGCCTATCCGCATCGCGATCTGTCTATTTTGGACATCCTTGCCCCGCAGTGTTCAAAAGGGCGGGCGCTGGCGCGCTTGGCTGAGCGTGCCGGATTGAGGCGGGAGCAGGTCATGGCTGTTGGCGATAATCACAATGATCTGCACATGCTGGAATTTGCTGGCATCGGCGTGGTCATGGGCAATGCTGAAGAGCCGATCAAGCGCGCGCCGTTTTATCTGACCGCCTCCAACGACGAGCATGGCGTGGCTCAGGCCATCGCCCGGTTCATTTTACGTGGTTAACAATGGACGCTGCTGCTGCCACCTGTCCACTTTGTTTGCGGCCTGGCGCCGTGCCGGTGCTCGCGTTTGAGCAGCCGTCTGCTCGCGTGCTGATCGAGCTGATTGCTCACAATCATCCGCGTTGGTCGCCCGAGCAGGGTCTTTGCCGGCGGTGCTTAGCCAAGTTTGATCGCTTGCTGGTGCGGCTCCGGCAATACCATCCTGCGTTTGCTGACCGGACCTACTGGATTATCCCAACGCCGGTGCGACTGGACACGGATGATCGCTACACGGGCCGAGGCGTGACCATTGCGTTTTTAGATTCGGGTTTCTATGTCCATCCTGATTTGGTCAAACCGGACAATCGCATTCGCGCCTACGTCAATATCCTGAAAGAGCACGCTTCCGTTGAAGAACTCAATCAAGAGATTACGCAGCCCCATGTAGATGCCTGGCACGGGATGATGACGTCGGTGGTCGCGGCTGGTAACGGTTACCTTTCGCACGGTGTGTATCGAGGGATCGCTTATGAGGCGACCGTTGTGTTGGTGAAAGTCGGCTCGATTCACCGCATCACTCATGATGACATTCGTCGAGGCATCGAGTGGGTGATTGCGCATCGTCAAGAGTATGGGATTCGCGTGCTGAACATTTCCTGTGGCGGCGATTATGAAGCTTCTTACCTGGTTGATCCGTTGGCGCAAGCGGCCGATGCAGCGGTGCGAGCAGGTATCGTTGTCGTAGCGGCGGCTGGCAACAAAGGACATGAACCGAGGCATCCGGTGATTGCGCCGGCCAACGCGCCCTCCGTCATTACGGTGGGAGGGCTGGATGACAACAATCAACTTGATTGGAGCGGCTTTCGCATGTATCGCTCCAGCTATGGACCAACACTGGACGGCTTGCAGAAGCCGGAGATCATCGCGCCATCTATCTGGCTGGCTGCGCCGATCCTGCCCGGCACGCCGGTGGCTGATCAGGCTCGTTTGTTGGAGTTGATCTGTCAAGCTCCGTTGCGTCGCGTCAAAGCTGTGCTACAAGCTCATCCTGGGGTTGAACCGATACTGGATCAGGCGAGCGATCAATCGCCAGTCGCGCTTCAAAAATTAGCCCGCCACCTGATGCGAGCCAATAATGTGATTAGTCAACATTACAAGCACGTGGATGGCACATCCTTTGCCGCCCCTATTGTCTCGTCCATCGTCGCCCAGATGCTACAAGCCAACCCGCAGTTGACGCCGCAGCAAGTCAAATTAGCGTTGATTGAATCAGCGCGACGTTTGCCACGCTACGATGTAGACAAGCAAGGCTGGGGAGTGATCAATCCGCGCCGCGCGATTCGCCGAGCGCTCGGGTGGGCTCAGATGCCGCTGCCTCATGACGAGCAGCCTCACAGGAATGGCTCATGAGCGCACGTTCGCCACGCGAAGGATGAAAATGGTTATTTTCATAAGGAGGAGTAGATTGCACCGATTGTAACCAGGAGAACCATCGGTGTGAATCTGTGAAATCTGTGGCTATTTTCTGAGGAGGGATCAACAATGACCAACAGACGGAGCTACTTTCTATGGTTTTGGGTTCTCGTATTTCTCTTCTTCTTTGGTGTGCGATTCACAGGCTTCTACATTGACTGGTTGTGGTTCAATGAAGTCGGTTACACACAAGTCTACCTGCGCACTCTGCTGACGAAGCTCGGGCTGGGGATGAGTGTGGGGTTGCTGGCCTTTGCCGTCATTTACGGCAATTTGTGGCTGGCTCGAAAATTGGCTCCTGGCCATGAGATCATGCTCCGACACGGTGATGTGTATACACAAGTAAGCGTTCCAGAAAGCCGGCAGCGGCGCATCGCGCTGGTCGTCTCGCTGTTGGTCGGCGTTTTCATGGGGCTCTCAG from Blastocatellia bacterium carries:
- a CDS encoding Cof-type HAD-IIB family hydrolase, which encodes MDIKLLALDIDGTLLNSQYHVSDENRRAIHQARSRGVDVVLVTGRRFAFALPVVRELGLQTPLICHNGALTKQTETWAVIDYYPLAAETARHVVSIGKSLGADMICSYDPEGYGRLVFESLSPESLRLRTYMPQNPIGLEQVDDLCSYIQDDPIQVMSTGTCERIDRLEAALLAELNGRATLLKTAYPHRDLSILDILAPQCSKGRALARLAERAGLRREQVMAVGDNHNDLHMLEFAGIGVVMGNAEEPIKRAPFYLTASNDEHGVAQAIARFILRG
- a CDS encoding S8 family serine peptidase; protein product: MDAAAATCPLCLRPGAVPVLAFEQPSARVLIELIAHNHPRWSPEQGLCRRCLAKFDRLLVRLRQYHPAFADRTYWIIPTPVRLDTDDRYTGRGVTIAFLDSGFYVHPDLVKPDNRIRAYVNILKEHASVEELNQEITQPHVDAWHGMMTSVVAAGNGYLSHGVYRGIAYEATVVLVKVGSIHRITHDDIRRGIEWVIAHRQEYGIRVLNISCGGDYEASYLVDPLAQAADAAVRAGIVVVAAAGNKGHEPRHPVIAPANAPSVITVGGLDDNNQLDWSGFRMYRSSYGPTLDGLQKPEIIAPSIWLAAPILPGTPVADQARLLELICQAPLRRVKAVLQAHPGVEPILDQASDQSPVALQKLARHLMRANNVISQHYKHVDGTSFAAPIVSSIVAQMLQANPQLTPQQVKLALIESARRLPRYDVDKQGWGVINPRRAIRRALGWAQMPLPHDEQPHRNGS